The window AGATACGGGTGGTCAAGACGCGCTCGCGGGAGGTCTCTCCCGAGAACCGCGAACTCCCGGACGACCTGGCGCGGCGCGTGGCGCTGGGCGAACTGGACGTGGACGAGGCGCTGGCCGAACACCGGGGGGACCCGGACGGAGAGCGCGCTGTCGGGGCCAACACCGACGACGACGACGACGACGACGCGGCGCGGGACGACGAGTCCTCAGCGTAGCGCCCCGGGCAGGACGTAGCGCCCGTCCTCCCGTGGGAGCGAGAGCACGTCGACGACCGCCTCGCGCTCGAGCGGACCGTAGACATGTGGATACGCGCGGTCGGCCATCTCCTCGTAGCGGACCTCGCTTCCCAGCGCCCCCGGGTCGACGACTAGCAACACCGGGTCGTCGGCGTCCGGGTGATTGGACGCCGCGACGCCGAGCACCTCGTCGACGGCCGAGCAGTGGACGAAGCCGCCCTCGTCGAGCGATGCTGGACGGTAGTTCGCATCGACGGCGGCCCACCGCTCTCGCTCGACGATGTGGACGATGTGGTCGTCGAGCGCGCCGGCCTCGCGGGCAGCCGTCTCCGCCCGACGCATCGCCTCACGCACGGGGACACCCGTCGATTCGGCGACCGCGAACGCCTCGTCGAACTCCGCACTGACATCGTACACGTCGCCGGCGTCGTCGCTCGCCAGCTTCACCGTCACCGCGTGGCGCTCCCCGTCCACGTCGAGCGTGCTGGTCACGAACCGGCGCCGGGCCACCCAGCGGTGGTCGGCGCTCGTCTCGCGCACCCCGAGCGTGCCCGTCTCCTCGGCCAGAGCGCGCGCCACCTCCTGCACGTCGGGGGGCTTGACGACCACCTTCACCAGATGTCCCGGCCGCGACTTCTTCATCGTCGCCGGCAGCACCGTCACGTCGCGCGCGCCGGCCTCCTTCAGTCGGTCCTGGAGGCCGCCCAGCAACTCGGGCGCGGCGTCGTCGACGTTCGTCTCCAGCACCCGCACCCCGTCGCGGACGAGGCCGCCGCGCTGTGCGCCGAGCGTGGCGCGCAGGACGTTCGGGTGCGCGTCGAAGGTGTAGCCGCCGGCGCCGTAGCCCGTCACCTCGACCCGAAGCGGGGGGAACGAGTCGACGCCGTCGGCGAAGTGGGCCAGAATCGCGGCGCCCGTCGGCGTGAGCAACTCGGCGTCGACGGGTCCGCCCTGCAGTTCCCACGACGCCTCGGCCGCGATATCGACCACGGCGGGCGTCGGCACGGGGTAGGTCCCGTGGCTCATCTCGACGGTACCGCCACCGGTCGCGAGCGGCGTCGTCACGACGCGCTCGACGCCGAGGTCATCGAGCAGGAGACAGGCGCCGACCACGTCCGCGATGGCGTCGTCGGCCCCGACCTCGTGGAACGCGGTGTCGCCGAGGTCGGTCCCGTGGACCGCGGCCTCGGCCTTCCCGAGGATGGTGAATATCCGGCGCGCATCGCGAGCGACATCCCCCGGCAGGTCCAGCTCGTCCACGAGGTCGACCACCTCGCGGTACGTCCGCGTGTGGCCGTGGCCCTCGGCGTGGGTGTGGTCGTGTGAGTGGCCGTCGTGCTCGTGCGAGTGGTCGTGCGAGTAGTCGTGTCCCCCATCCTCGTGCGAGTGGCCGTGCTCCGCCTCGTCCGCCCCGTCACCGTCCTCCGTCTCGTCACCAGCGTCGGTCAACAGGACATCGACCGTCGTCGCGCGAATCCCGTTCTTCGTCGTCCGGTCCACCGCGTACCGGACGTCGAGTGCGTCCTCGACGGGCGCGAGGGCGTCGCGGTCGGCGCCCGCCGCCAGCAACGCGGCCAGTATCATGTCGCCGGAGGCGCCCATTCCCCCGTCGAACGCGAGCGTCTGCATACCCGGATGCGGGACGCGAACGGCGAAAAGCGTGTGGCTCCGGAGCGACCGCGGGCTACCACTCCGCTGGGTCGGCGAACGCACCGAGTTCGAACGACCAGTCGTAGTCCCGGAACCGCAGGCTCGGGTCGGCCGTCTTCGGGAACACGCCATGTGCACGGAGGAACTCCTTCGCCCCGCTCGGCCCACCGAAGTCGCCGACGAACCAGAGCAGCAGGCGGGGCGCCCGAACCAGGTCGGCGTCGGGCTCGTAGACGGCCTCCTGCTCGAGGTACGAGCGGGTCGCCAGCTCCAGTTCGCGGTCGATGTCCTCGCGCGAGTAGGACGCGATGGGCGGGCAGGCCGCGGCGCCGCAGTTGAGCGCGAAGTGGATGCGCGGGTCCCGCTCGCGGACGCCGAACCGAGTGAGGAACGCCGAGGGCCACGGGTTCCGGACGTAGCCCAGCCCCCACTTCGACCGCGCACCGCGCAGCAGGCCGTGTTCCACGTCGTCCAGCGAGAGGGCCCGACCCGCCACGGTCACGATGTCGGCACCGAAGAAACTCGACCTGTCCGCGAAGGTCTCGGGTGCAGCAGCGAGCAGGTCACGGGCCGCGGCGTTGTAGACGTTCACCCAGAACGCGAGCCGGGCGTCGTCGGTGTCGAGGCCCCGCGCGAGCGCCTCTCGGTCGAGGTCACGGAGCCGCGAGGCGACCGGGTGCGTTGACTCGCCGGTCCGCACCCGTCGGAGGAACTCGCGGGAGAGCGCGACCGGGTCGGCCGCCGTCGCGTCGGGCGAGGTCGTCGTCACTGCCCGTGGCTTCGCCCGCCCGGACTAAGGCGTTCGGCCCGGCGGGCACCACGCTCGCACGACCGGCAGGCTTGTGTCGGCGGCCCGCACACGCCCGAACATGAGCGGCGCCTCGGCCACCGACCGCGTCCGCCGTGCCTACGACCGGTGGTTCCCGGCGGACGACCTGCCCGAGCAGCGCGACCTCCCGCGGTTCGTCGCCCCCCTCCCCGACTGGCTGGAGGACCTCGGTCTGCGGCTGGTGTGGCTGGTCGTCCTCGTCAACCTCGCCGGGACCGCCTTCGGCTTCTGGTTCTACGGCTTCCAGTTCACCATCACCGAGCCCGTGATGTGGCCGTTCGTGCCGGACTCGCCGATGGCGACGCTGTTCATCGCCCTCTCGCTGGCGTCGTGGAAGCTGGGCTACGCCGACCGGGTGCCGTGGCTCCACGCGCTCGCGTTCTTCGGTTGCATCAAGCTCGGCGCGTGGACGCCCGTCGTTCTCACCGTCTTCCCGGTCGAGTACCCCGGCGGCTCGCTGGCCGCACTCGGGACACTCGGCTTCCTCTGGGAGTACGGCCTCTACAGCTTCCTCGTGGTCAGCCACCTCGCGATGGTGGTCGAGGCGTTCCTCGTCCACCGGTACGCCTCGTTCTCCGCGGGGGCGGTCGCCGTGGCGGCCGCGTGGTACACGCTCAACGACGTGCTGGACTACCTCGTCCCCGTCGTGGGCGAGCCACACCACACCGTGCTGAACGCCGAGCCGTTCCTCGGGAGCGGCTTCGACCACTCCGTCCCGGCCCACGACATCGCCGCGGCGGTCGCCATCGCGCTGACCGTGGCCTGCGTGTTCCTCGCGCTCTCGACGCGGGCCGCGAAACTGCGGGCGGAGTTGGAGGGCTGACCGCGGCCCCCTACCACTCGAACCGCTCGGAGTCGTCGGCGTGGCTCCGGACCCACAGCTCCCCGATGCGCGAGAGCCGGGTCCGATACGACTTGCCGTGTGACTCCTGCTCGACGTACCCCTTCCCGCCAGGGCCGAGGCGGTCGACGTTGTAGATGACCTTCGAGCGGAAGGCGTCGGTGTACTCCTCGCCGAGTTCCCGCGCGAGGGTCTGTGCAAGCTCGGAGACGGACTCGAACTCGCCGTGCTCGCCGAGCGTGAACAGGATGAGCTCCTCGAACGGCTTCACGTTCGAGAACGACGCGACCGGCAGCTCGACGATGTGGGCGTCGCCGATGCGCTTGGCGCCGATGGTCGTCCCACGCTCGTCGAACTCGCCGAGCAGGTCGCGGGCACTCTCCAGGCGCTCGCGCATCCGCTCGTCGGCCACGTCGTCGACGGCCCCGCCGTCCAGCAGGTCCTCGAGCAGGTCGGCCTGCGTCCGGAGTTCCTCCGCGAGTTCCGTCTCCAGGTACTTCTCCGGGACCGTGTAGTAGGTGTGGATGCGGTTTCGGTCGCCCTCGCGCTCGACCATGATGGAGTGGGCCGCCGTCGCGAACGCGAACGACACCGTCCGGGGCATCGAGGAGACGTTCACCCACACCTCGGCGTCACCGCGGTCGAGTTCGGCCTCGATGAGTGCGTACGCCGTCTCGAACGCCGCGTCGTAGTCGTAGACGTCCTCCACGACGAACCGCTCCGTGCTCGCCCCGAGCAGGTTCTGGAAGTCCTGCTCCAGCTTGGTCGCGAGGTTCCGCGAGTACTCCACGTTGGCCTCGCTCCCCACCGCCCCCTCCAGCAGGACGACCCGGTCGACATCGAGCTGATCGCGCACGAGCGGCGCGATGAGCCGGTCGTAATCGAATCCGACCGGGACGATGTGCGTCTGCATGGCCGAGTCTTCGCCGGACTGGGTGAAAAGCCGTCGGGTGTCGAGAGGAGGCCGGCCCGACCGATGTCTGACGAAGCTACTCGTACCAGCGGCCACAGGGAGAGCATATGCAGGACGCACCTGGCGTCAACTGTGGCTGCGGCGACGAATCGACCCGGCGCGAACGCGCCAACGTGTGTTCGGTCTGTGGGAGCCACAAGGAGTGGGTTTCGCACGGCCCCAGCGCCGTCGTGTTCGAGTGCCCCGACTGCGGGTGATGGGGAAGCAGGCTCGCCGACCTAGTACACTCGCGTTCCCTCGGGCACCTCCCGCTCCGGTTGCAGGTGGACCACGTCGCCGTCCCCGTCGTCGACGCCGACCACGAGGCACTGCGACTCGAACCCCGCGATGGTGACGGTGCCGAGGTTGACGACGGCGACGACCTGCCGGCCCTCCAGTTCGGCCTTCGTGTAGTTGTCCGTCAGTCCGGCGGCCGATTGGAGGATTTCGGAGCCGAAGTCCACCTCCAGTTTGTACACGTCCTTGCGCGCTTCCGGGAACGCCGCGACCGAACGGACGGTGCCGACGCGCATCTCCACGTCCTCCAGAAACGCCGTCGGGTCGATATCGGGTTCCTCGATACCCATACTGCGGGCGTCACGGAGCGACACAAAGAGCATTCGGGCAACGGCAGGTTCCAACGAGCACGGGCCTGCGAACCGCTTCTCGTGGCGTCGGCATCGTGCCGACCCTTTTAACCGTCGAGTGCGTGACGAACAGTTGCACATGGGGCCACTCATGGGCGCATCACCATCACGCGGTTCACCATCACGCGGTTCACCATCACGCGGTTCACCAACCAGCCCCACGCCGGGGCAGTTCGCACATGCCGGATACAGCCAAATACCTCATCCACGCACGCATCAGCGCCGACGGAGTGGTCGAACGGAACGACGTCGTCGGGGCGGTCTTCGGACAGACCGAGGGCCTCCTGGGCGACGACCTCGATTTACGGGACCTCCAGGAGTCCTCGAAGGTCGGCCGCATCGACGTCGAGATCGACTCCGAGGGCGGCCAGTCCTTCGGCCACCTGACCATCGCCACCAGCCTCGACAAGGTCGAGACGGCCATCCTCGCCGCGGGGCTGGAAACCATCGACCGGGTCGGCCCCTGCCGGGCTGACCTCGAGGTCACCAGTATCGAGGATGTCCGAGCCGCCAAGCGCCGCGAGGTGGTCGACCGGGCCAAGGAGCTGCTCGGCGAGGCGTTCGAGGGCGCGATGATGTCCTCGGAGGAACTCGTAGAGGAGGTCCGGCGCTCCATCCGCGTCGAGGACATGGCCGAGTACGAGGGCTACCCCGCCGGCCCCAACGTCGGCGACAGCGACGCCGTCATCGTCGTCGAGGGGCGCGCGGACGTGACCCAGCTGCTGGGCTACGGCATCAAGAACGCCGTCGCCGTCGAGGGGACGAACGTCCCCGAGGAGGTGGCCGACCTGACCCGACACAAGACCGTCACGGCCTTCCTCGACGGCGATCGCGGTGGCGACCTCATCCTGAAGGAACTGGTCCAGGTTGGCGAGGTCGACTACGTCGCGTTCGCCCCCGAGGGCCAGTCCGTCGAGGACCTCTCGCGCCACGAGGTGATGGCTGCGCTCCGTGACAAGGTCCCGTACGAGACCATCGCCGACCGCGAGGCCGGCGCGCACGAGGTCGCCGCCACCGACGGATCGAGCCGGCCCGCCCCCGACAGCGAGGACGCCACCGCCGGGACGACAGCCGCCACGGAGACGCCACCGACAGCCCCGTCCACGCCGGACGAGTCGATTCCGGAGGCGCCCGCGGACCTCGAGACCGGGCCGCCCGCAAACGAGTGTGCGGCCCCCGAGGCCGACCAGCCACTCGTCGACGAGCCGGACACGGACGGGGCAGGTGTCGCCGATGCGGAGGCAGAGGGAACGGCGACCGACGAGGAAGCGGTCGGCGAGAGCGCGGCCGACACCGAGGCAGCGGTCGACGACGACACGGAGGCCGAGAGCGAGGAGCATGAACCCGACGAACCGGAGACCCTCCGGGGGCACGTCCGCGCCACTGTCGGTACCGGGGAGGTCCGGCTGCTCGACGGCGAGATGGCGGCGCTCGCGGTCGCCCCCGTCGACGAGGCGTTCGGCCGCGTGGAGGACGCCGACCCGGTTCCGACGGCCGTCGTCCTCGACGGCGAACTGAGCCAGCGACTCCTCGACGTCTGTGCCCAGCGTGGTGTCGACCAGATCGTCGCGTCCTCGCTCGGCGAGCTCGTCAAGCGACCGACCGGCGTCCGCATCCGCACCACCGACGACCTACTCGAGGTCGCGGACCAGTAACACGCCGTCGGCCGGGTCGGGACCGTCGGCATCCTCGTCCCCGTAGTACCCCGGCAGTTCCTCGACCTCGCGGAAGCCCAGCGACGCGTAGAACGACCGCGCGGCCTCGTTGTCGGCCCGGGTGGTGAGCCGCAGTTGCTCGCGGTCCGGGTACCGGGCGGCCACCGCGGCCAGCAGCCGGGCACCATGGCCCCGGCGCCGGTGGCCCGGGGAAACGGCCAGCTCGGCCACGTACACGGAGTCCCCGTCGGCCGTGAACAGCGCGTAGCCGACCGGGTCCGGGGCAGCGACGCCGCCGCCGGACGCGACCGGGCCGTCGACCGCGACCAGCGCGAGTCTCGCGCGGACGGCGCTCCGCAGTAACGTCCGCTGGGGGTCGGGAAACGCCGCTGCCTGGATAGCCAGCAGTCGCGAGCGGTCGTCGTCCCGGGCGGCGCGGACCGTCGGGGCCGCCGGCACGGGGCCGTCGGGGCCGTCACTCATGCCAGACCCAGCGCGAGCGCGAGCGCCGCGCTGACGATGGCGCCGGCGAGCGTGGCGAGCAGGTTGACCCCCTGGTTGCCCAGCACCGGCCCCTCCAGCGTGGCGCCGAGCAGGCTGTCGGCGAGCGTGCCGGCGAACCCGCCCACGACGACGAGACCGGTCGCGACCGGACCGAGGTCGAAGAAGACCGCGGCGATGCCCGCGATGATGCCGGCCCCGGCGAGCCCCGCGACCTGGCCCTGCCAGGTGACCGCGCCGTCGGTGCCGGGCTCGACGCGTTCGAGCGTCGTGACCAGCCGCGGCCCGTCGAACAGGCCACCGATCTCGCTCGAGAGGGTGTCGGCCATCGCGGTGGCGACGCTCCCGGCGAACGCGTACCGGAACAGTTCGGGCGGCATCCCCACCCGCGCGGAGGCCGCGAACAGGACCACGGCGACCAGCGCGACCGCCGAGTTGGCGAGGACGTTCCCGCCACCGCGGGCGCCCTCGTTGTCCTCGGCGATGCCGCGTGCGGCCTTCTCCTCGTAGCGGAACTTCGAGGAGAGCCCACCGAGCCCGAAGAAGGTTATCAGGAGCGCGAACCAGCCGTAGCCGCCGAGCACGATGGCCAGCAGCGCGAGCAGCACGCCCGTCAGCATCCCGGTGAGCGAGGCGGTTCCGAGCGCGAACGCGACGTAGCCCAGCAGCGCCGAGACGCCGATACCGACACCGACGCGTATCGTGGGTGCGGCGATACCGAGTTCGAGAAAGCCCCACAGCAACAGCGCCACGGAGACGAGGACGAGCGGGTCGTCGCGCTCGAACAGCGCGGCCCGCAGGAGCGCCGCCGCGAGCGCGGCGACCGCCGCGAGGAACGCCACGAGTGGGAGTGCGAGCCGTCCGCCGGCGATCTCCCCCACGGCGAGGAAGGCCGCCACCGCGGCCACCAGCCCACCGAGGGTGAAGCCCGTCGTCACGGCGAACGGGTCGGTCGTCCGGAGCCGGACGAGTTCGGCGGTCACGTTCCCGACGACCAGGGCGGCCACGCTGCCGACGAACGCCGTCGGCGGGAGGCCGAACTGCCGGAGCGGGACGAGCAGCGCGAGGCCCGCGCAGGCGAAGGCGAAGGCCGCGAGGCCGAACAGCCGCCCCTCCTCGTAGTCGCCCGGGCGCGCCAGCAGGTCGAACAGCGGCCCCTCGTCGACGACGTACAGCGCGGCCAGCCCGACCGCGACGAAGGGGAGTGCCGCAGCACCGGCGGTGGTCAGGGGGTCGAGCCCCCGTCCGGCGAGCACCGGTACCACCAGCGCCAGCGAGCCGACGAGGGCATACGCCCCCGCCCGCCGCACGTTCCCCGTCACGACCCGCCCGTTCCCGCGACGCGCACTTAACGCTCCCGAACAGGCTGGTCCATCGGACCGGCTTTCGAAGGCGATGGTGCTCCGGACTACCTTACAACAGGCTGGTCCTCTCGACCACCTCGCGAAGCGGTCGTCCGTCGGCCGGTGGCTGGCGGCCCCGATACCCGGCTACTCGGCGATGAACGTGACGCCGGTGATCTCGAACCGGGCGCCACCCTCGGTGCCCTCGGAGACGCGGATGTCCCAGCCGTGGGCGTCGGCCACCTGCTTGACGATGGTGAGCCCGAATCCGGTTCCCTCCTGGCCGGTTGAGTAGCCGGCGGCGAACACGTCATCGCGCGACGACGCCGGGATACCGGGACCGTCGTCCTCGACGTAGAAGCCGTCGTCCAGCGCACCGACGGCGACGGTCACGTCGTCACCACCGTGTTCGAGCGCGTTCCGCAGCAGGTTCTCCAGGAGCTGCCGGAGGCGGTCGCGGTCGGCCTCGATGGTGGCTCCGGCGAGGTTCTCGTCGGCGAAGCGAAGCTCGGCCCGGTCCGCCTCGTCCGCCACCAGCTCCCACGCGGCGTTGGCGGCGTCCTGGACCGCGACGGCGTCCATCGACCCGACCTCCCGCCCCTTGCGGGCCAGCCAGAGCACGTCCTCGATGATGCGCCCCATCCGGTCGACCGCGGTGTCGATGGCGTCCAGATGCTCGCTGTCGCACTCCTCCCGTGCCATCTCCAGCCGCCCCTCGACGACGTTCAGGGGGGTCCGGAGGTCGTGGCTGACGACGCCGGCGAACTCGTCGAGCCGGTCGCGTTCCCGCTGGACGGCCTGCTCGCGCTCGACCCGCTCGGTGATATCCCGGCTGTTCGTCACGATGCCCTCGATGGCGTCGTGGTCGAGCTGGTTCGTGCCGTGGACCTCGAGCCAGCGCCACTCGTCGGCGGCCGTCCGGAACCGGCACTCGACGGTGACCGTGGCGTCGGGGGCGGAGACGAGGTCAGCGAACGCCTCGCGCATCTGTGGCACGTCGTCGGGGTGGACGAGGTCGAACCCGTCCTGGCCGACCAGCTCCGACTGCTCGTAGCCAAGGACCCGCTCGACGGCGGGGCTCTGGTACTCTATCACCCCGGACTCGTCGAGCACGGTGATGATGTCGGTCG of the Haloglomus salinum genome contains:
- a CDS encoding DUF952 domain-containing protein, with the translated sequence MVHIVERERWAAVDANYRPASLDEGGFVHCSAVDEVLGVAASNHPDADDPVLLVVDPGALGSEVRYEEMADRAYPHVYGPLEREAVVDVLSLPREDGRYVLPGALR
- a CDS encoding DUF547 domain-containing protein, producing MTTTSPDATAADPVALSREFLRRVRTGESTHPVASRLRDLDREALARGLDTDDARLAFWVNVYNAAARDLLAAAPETFADRSSFFGADIVTVAGRALSLDDVEHGLLRGARSKWGLGYVRNPWPSAFLTRFGVRERDPRIHFALNCGAAACPPIASYSREDIDRELELATRSYLEQEAVYEPDADLVRAPRLLLWFVGDFGGPSGAKEFLRAHGVFPKTADPSLRFRDYDWSFELGAFADPAEW
- a CDS encoding DUF1405 domain-containing protein, which translates into the protein MSGASATDRVRRAYDRWFPADDLPEQRDLPRFVAPLPDWLEDLGLRLVWLVVLVNLAGTAFGFWFYGFQFTITEPVMWPFVPDSPMATLFIALSLASWKLGYADRVPWLHALAFFGCIKLGAWTPVVLTVFPVEYPGGSLAALGTLGFLWEYGLYSFLVVSHLAMVVEAFLVHRYASFSAGAVAVAAAWYTLNDVLDYLVPVVGEPHHTVLNAEPFLGSGFDHSVPAHDIAAAVAIALTVACVFLALSTRAAKLRAELEG
- a CDS encoding HFX_2341 family transcriptional regulator, which codes for MQTHIVPVGFDYDRLIAPLVRDQLDVDRVVLLEGAVGSEANVEYSRNLATKLEQDFQNLLGASTERFVVEDVYDYDAAFETAYALIEAELDRGDAEVWVNVSSMPRTVSFAFATAAHSIMVEREGDRNRIHTYYTVPEKYLETELAEELRTQADLLEDLLDGGAVDDVADERMRERLESARDLLGEFDERGTTIGAKRIGDAHIVELPVASFSNVKPFEELILFTLGEHGEFESVSELAQTLARELGEEYTDAFRSKVIYNVDRLGPGGKGYVEQESHGKSYRTRLSRIGELWVRSHADDSERFEW
- a CDS encoding tRNA-binding protein; the encoded protein is MGIEEPDIDPTAFLEDVEMRVGTVRSVAAFPEARKDVYKLEVDFGSEILQSAAGLTDNYTKAELEGRQVVAVVNLGTVTIAGFESQCLVVGVDDGDGDVVHLQPEREVPEGTRVY
- the dnaG gene encoding DNA primase DnaG; translated protein: MPDTAKYLIHARISADGVVERNDVVGAVFGQTEGLLGDDLDLRDLQESSKVGRIDVEIDSEGGQSFGHLTIATSLDKVETAILAAGLETIDRVGPCRADLEVTSIEDVRAAKRREVVDRAKELLGEAFEGAMMSSEELVEEVRRSIRVEDMAEYEGYPAGPNVGDSDAVIVVEGRADVTQLLGYGIKNAVAVEGTNVPEEVADLTRHKTVTAFLDGDRGGDLILKELVQVGEVDYVAFAPEGQSVEDLSRHEVMAALRDKVPYETIADREAGAHEVAATDGSSRPAPDSEDATAGTTAATETPPTAPSTPDESIPEAPADLETGPPANECAAPEADQPLVDEPDTDGAGVADAEAEGTATDEEAVGESAADTEAAVDDDTEAESEEHEPDEPETLRGHVRATVGTGEVRLLDGEMAALAVAPVDEAFGRVEDADPVPTAVVLDGELSQRLLDVCAQRGVDQIVASSLGELVKRPTGVRIRTTDDLLEVADQ
- a CDS encoding GNAT family N-acetyltransferase; the protein is MSDGPDGPVPAAPTVRAARDDDRSRLLAIQAAAFPDPQRTLLRSAVRARLALVAVDGPVASGGGVAAPDPVGYALFTADGDSVYVAELAVSPGHRRRGHGARLLAAVAARYPDREQLRLTTRADNEAARSFYASLGFREVEELPGYYGDEDADGPDPADGVLLVRDLE
- a CDS encoding DUF92 domain-containing protein → MTGNVRRAGAYALVGSLALVVPVLAGRGLDPLTTAGAAALPFVAVGLAALYVVDEGPLFDLLARPGDYEEGRLFGLAAFAFACAGLALLVPLRQFGLPPTAFVGSVAALVVGNVTAELVRLRTTDPFAVTTGFTLGGLVAAVAAFLAVGEIAGGRLALPLVAFLAAVAALAAALLRAALFERDDPLVLVSVALLLWGFLELGIAAPTIRVGVGIGVSALLGYVAFALGTASLTGMLTGVLLALLAIVLGGYGWFALLITFFGLGGLSSKFRYEEKAARGIAEDNEGARGGGNVLANSAVALVAVVLFAASARVGMPPELFRYAFAGSVATAMADTLSSEIGGLFDGPRLVTTLERVEPGTDGAVTWQGQVAGLAGAGIIAGIAAVFFDLGPVATGLVVVGGFAGTLADSLLGATLEGPVLGNQGVNLLATLAGAIVSAALALALGLA